GTTTATCGGCATCAACATAATCCTCTCCTCCAGCCTGAACGTTGTTAACGGCTACATGGGCGAATTTTCCTGCGGACATGCAGGATTCATGTGCATCGGGGCTTACGTATCTTCAGTCCTGAGCGTGATGTTCTTTGCGCAGGACAAGATATTCGGTGCTCCCATCCTGCCTCCGGATCTGGCTCCGCTGGGATTCCCCATCATTGTAATTATAGCCGGACTCGTCTCCGCCGTAGCCGGGCTGATCGTGGCCATCCCCTCTTTCAAAACAAGGGGCGACTATCTGGCAATCATCACCATCGCCGCCAACTATATGGTAATTTCAGCCATTGAGAACATGGATGTCATCGGCGGGCCGCGCGGCTTCATGGGCATGAAACGCGTACTGAACGCCATGGAAGACGTGGTCGACATCCCATGGATGATGATCTGGGTTATCCTCGGCACCCTTGGCAGTGTCTGGATGATCCGCCGCTTTGTATCCTCCACCTACGGCAAGGGCATCATGTCCATCTGTCAGGATGAGGTTGCTGCCGAAATCATGAGTGTAAACACCAACAAGATGAAGATGGCCGCTTTCATGCTTTCCTCCGGTCTCGCCGGGGTCGCGGGTGCCCTCTTCGCCCACGTACTTGGTTACGTAAACCCGCAATCCTTCAACATCATGAAATCCACCGAGTGCATGGTCATGGTCTACCTCGGCGGCATGGGATCGCTGGGGGGATCAATTATCTCAGCCATATTCTTCACCCTCATGCTTGAGATGCTGCGCTTCATCATCCCGGCCATTGATACGGGACTGCATTTCCTGCATCTGCTTCCGGACAGCTACCATCTCAGTCAGGTCTGGAAATGGGTTATTATCCCGCTGACCCTGATCCTGCTCATGCAGTTCAGGCCCGAAGGAATCATGGGCAACAAGGAACTGCCCGACCTGTTCCCGCGGCTTAAAAAATTCTACAAATTCAAGTAGCCCGGTACCGCGAGAAAAGGAGATAAAATGTCACTCTTAAGTATAGACGGACTCACACAAAGATTCGGAGGACTTCAAGCCGTATCCGATTTCAATATCGAGCTTGAAGAAGGCTCCCTCACCGGACTGATCGGCCCAAACGGTGCGGGCAAGACCACTATCTTCAACCTCATATCCGGCTTTTACCAGCCCACCGAAGGAACAATCACCCTTAGCGACAAGCCCACCCGCGGACTCAAACCGCATCAGGTTACCGCGCTGGGCGTGGCCCGTACCTTCCAGAACATCCGCCTCTGGCACGACATGACGGTCATGGACAACATCCGCATCGCCCAGCATTACCGCATGGGCTACGGATTTTTCGATGCCATTATGCGCAGCAAAAACTACTACCTGCGGGAAAAGGAAATCGAACGCATCTCCACCGAGCTGCTCGAATTCATGGACCTCAAGCAATACGCTGAAGAGCTGCCCACCAACCTGCCCTACGGACTTCAACGCCGCGTTGAAATAGCCCGGGCCATGTCCATTCAGCCCAAACTGCTACTCCTTGACGAACCTGCAGCAGGACTGAACTCCTCGGATGTTGAAGGACTGATCAAGCTCATCAAATGGATTCATGATGAATTCGACATCACCATCCTCATGATCGAGCATCAGATGAAGGTGGTCATGTCTCTCTGCAAGTGGATTAAATGTATTGATTTCGGCGCAACCATCGCCGAAGGAACACCTGAAGATATCCAGTCCAGCGAGACTGTTATCAAAGCTTATCTGGGAGATGATTCAATCTGATGACTACTCTACTTGAAATCAAAGATCTCCGCGTTAAATACGGCAATATCGAAGCGTTGCACGGTATATCCTTCAACGTGAACGAAGGGGAAATCGTCACCCTCATCGGCGCAAACGGAGCAGGCAAGACCACCACCCTGTTCTCCATCAGCCGACTGCCCCCGCCGGAAGCACCCAAGGTGATTTCCGGGGACATCTTATGGGAAGGCAATTCCATCCTCGACATGCCGCCGCACAAGATCATTTCCGACCTGCATCTGGCACTGGTCCCGGAAGGACGCCATATATTCGGCAACCTGACAGTGGAAGAAAATCTCAAGCTGGCCACCTATGCCCGCAAGGATTCCATCAAGGATATTCACGGGGATTACGACCGCGTATTCGGACTCTTCCCGCGCCTTGCCGAACGCCGCAAGCAGCGCAGTGAGTCCCTTTCCGGCGGTGAACAGCAGATGCTGGCCGTGGGCCGCGCGCTCATGTCCAAGTGCAATTTCATCATGCTCGACGAACCTTCCATGGGCCTCGCCCCGCTGCTCATGTACGATATGTTCCGCACCCTCAAGGAGCTGAACGAACAGGGATTAACCATTCTGCTTATCGAACAGAACGCTAATCTGGCACTCAAGTTCGCACATCGCGGATACGTGCTTGATACCGGGGAAATAGTAGCCCAAGGTTCATCCGCACAGCTTATGGAAGACCCGGAAGTTAAAAAGGCATATCTGGGCGGGTAAAGATGCCTCCGGCGGCCCCTTCGGGGGGACCAAAGAAACTTTTTGAAAAAAGTTTCTCTGGACTCTTCAAAAACTTTTATTAGGGCTTCGCCGCTTAGCTTATTTGAACGTGCTTATAAGAAACGGCTGGTTTGACTTTTCGTCAAAGCAGCCGTTTTGGATGTTCATGTTTGAAGC
This genomic interval from Desulfovibrio sp. JC010 contains the following:
- a CDS encoding ABC transporter ATP-binding protein, producing the protein MTTLLEIKDLRVKYGNIEALHGISFNVNEGEIVTLIGANGAGKTTTLFSISRLPPPEAPKVISGDILWEGNSILDMPPHKIISDLHLALVPEGRHIFGNLTVEENLKLATYARKDSIKDIHGDYDRVFGLFPRLAERRKQRSESLSGGEQQMLAVGRALMSKCNFIMLDEPSMGLAPLLMYDMFRTLKELNEQGLTILLIEQNANLALKFAHRGYVLDTGEIVAQGSSAQLMEDPEVKKAYLGG
- a CDS encoding ABC transporter ATP-binding protein → MSLLSIDGLTQRFGGLQAVSDFNIELEEGSLTGLIGPNGAGKTTIFNLISGFYQPTEGTITLSDKPTRGLKPHQVTALGVARTFQNIRLWHDMTVMDNIRIAQHYRMGYGFFDAIMRSKNYYLREKEIERISTELLEFMDLKQYAEELPTNLPYGLQRRVEIARAMSIQPKLLLLDEPAAGLNSSDVEGLIKLIKWIHDEFDITILMIEHQMKVVMSLCKWIKCIDFGATIAEGTPEDIQSSETVIKAYLGDDSI
- a CDS encoding branched-chain amino acid ABC transporter permease, whose translation is MQKYSFNIGIWAMAAIVVALSQFGALDLYIQSVIMFIGINIILSSSLNVVNGYMGEFSCGHAGFMCIGAYVSSVLSVMFFAQDKIFGAPILPPDLAPLGFPIIVIIAGLVSAVAGLIVAIPSFKTRGDYLAIITIAANYMVISAIENMDVIGGPRGFMGMKRVLNAMEDVVDIPWMMIWVILGTLGSVWMIRRFVSSTYGKGIMSICQDEVAAEIMSVNTNKMKMAAFMLSSGLAGVAGALFAHVLGYVNPQSFNIMKSTECMVMVYLGGMGSLGGSIISAIFFTLMLEMLRFIIPAIDTGLHFLHLLPDSYHLSQVWKWVIIPLTLILLMQFRPEGIMGNKELPDLFPRLKKFYKFK